One genomic window of Ilyobacter polytropus DSM 2926 includes the following:
- a CDS encoding Rqc2 family fibronectin-binding protein: MLYLDGISINKLKDELSEVLTGRKVTKVFQYSRLSTSVFFGKLNLFFSCNASLPVCYLKDNKENAPETPMSFSLNLRKHLLNSIITEVSQLGYDRILVFKFRKLNELGQYKDYILYFEIMGKHSNLILTDKDGGILDLMKKFSLEENKLRVLLPGAKYSQPITEKKNSPAELSEESLEKMIGSPKEMVKSIEGLGMVAAKAIETTSDFFEVLNTKGTPTVYYNNRKITLASVFQVKNAGFDRKEEFETINRMINFYIEATKSSESYNNLFSSLLNVVEKEIKKNKRTLKILEKEMDKNKKYEKSKETGDILAANLYSIKRGQKEAVLFDFYNNCETTIILNPNFSPKENLDRYYKKYNKLKRGFEFNLKRYEQVKNEIVYLKGVKSFLEESSTMENLNTIKDELVVGKYMKAVKSLKKKKITPLNYGTIEFEGYQILYGRNNLENDNLSFKVADRNDMWLHSKEVPGSHVIIRWNGEFTEEVIFKGAEIAAFYSKTLPGEKVLIDYTLKKHLNKPKGGKPGFVTYNNQESILVVKPESI; encoded by the coding sequence GTGCTTTATTTAGATGGAATATCTATAAATAAACTTAAAGATGAACTATCAGAAGTTCTTACAGGTAGAAAAGTAACCAAAGTTTTTCAGTATAGCAGACTTTCAACCTCTGTTTTTTTTGGAAAGTTGAATCTGTTTTTTTCCTGCAACGCCTCCCTTCCTGTATGCTATCTGAAAGATAACAAGGAAAATGCACCGGAAACTCCTATGAGTTTTTCTTTAAATCTTAGAAAACATCTGCTTAACTCTATAATCACAGAGGTAAGTCAACTTGGATATGACAGGATACTTGTATTTAAATTTAGAAAACTAAATGAACTGGGACAGTATAAAGATTATATACTTTATTTTGAGATAATGGGTAAACACAGCAATCTTATTCTAACAGATAAGGATGGGGGGATATTAGACCTTATGAAAAAATTCTCTTTAGAGGAAAATAAGCTTAGGGTCCTTTTGCCAGGAGCCAAGTATTCCCAGCCTATAACTGAGAAGAAAAATTCTCCCGCGGAATTATCTGAAGAAAGTCTGGAAAAAATGATAGGCAGTCCTAAAGAAATGGTGAAAAGTATAGAGGGGCTAGGAATGGTTGCTGCCAAAGCCATAGAGACCACTTCTGATTTTTTTGAAGTGCTAAACACCAAAGGTACTCCTACTGTTTACTACAACAACAGAAAAATAACCTTAGCCTCGGTTTTTCAGGTTAAAAATGCTGGTTTTGACAGGAAAGAGGAATTTGAAACTATAAATCGAATGATAAATTTTTATATAGAGGCTACAAAATCTTCTGAATCGTATAATAATCTCTTCTCATCTCTCTTGAATGTTGTGGAAAAAGAGATCAAAAAAAATAAGCGTACCCTGAAAATTTTGGAAAAGGAGATGGATAAAAACAAGAAATATGAAAAATCAAAAGAGACAGGGGATATTCTAGCAGCAAATCTTTACTCGATAAAAAGAGGGCAGAAAGAAGCGGTACTCTTTGATTTTTACAATAACTGTGAGACGACTATAATTTTAAATCCAAATTTTTCACCTAAGGAAAATCTAGACAGGTATTATAAAAAGTACAATAAATTAAAACGAGGCTTTGAGTTCAATCTAAAAAGGTACGAACAAGTAAAAAATGAGATTGTCTACCTTAAAGGTGTAAAAAGTTTTTTAGAGGAAAGTTCAACTATGGAAAATCTAAACACTATAAAAGATGAACTTGTGGTAGGAAAGTATATGAAGGCGGTAAAAAGTCTAAAAAAGAAAAAAATTACACCACTTAATTACGGAACTATAGAATTTGAAGGGTATCAGATTCTTTACGGAAGAAATAATCTTGAAAATGACAATTTGTCTTTTAAGGTGGCGGATAGAAATGATATGTGGCTTCACTCAAAAGAGGTTCCTGGGAGCCATGTAATAATCCGTTGGAACGGAGAGTTCACAGAGGAGGTTATATTCAAGGGGGCAGAAATAGCAGCCTTTTATTCAAAAACTTTGCCTGGAGAAAAAGTGCTGATAGATTATACCTTGAAAAAACACTTAAACAAACCAAAGGGTGGTAAACCTGGTTTTGTCACATATAACAATCAGGAATCGATACTTGTTGTCAAACCTGAGTCTATATGA
- a CDS encoding MarR family winged helix-turn-helix transcriptional regulator: protein MVLEKVNIVLEDFYKLFYETEDLALKQGIKCLTHTELHVIEAIGSDSLTMNELSDRLGITMGTATVAISKLSEKGFINRVRSDLDRRKVFVSLSRKGDEALNYHTNYHNMIMSSITQNIDSKDIEIFVDVFEKILKNLREKIDYFKPNPITDFPKNYLVSVIDIKGTPIIKAFFKDHGIEIYSKMKIISNNHKTVTVEKEDGSLLEINALDAKNLIAVKKES from the coding sequence ATGGTTTTAGAAAAGGTTAATATAGTTTTAGAAGATTTTTACAAGCTTTTTTATGAAACTGAGGATCTTGCTCTAAAACAGGGGATAAAATGTCTGACTCATACTGAACTCCATGTTATTGAAGCTATAGGAAGTGATTCTCTTACTATGAATGAACTTTCTGACAGACTAGGGATAACAATGGGAACAGCCACAGTAGCCATTTCAAAGCTCAGTGAAAAGGGCTTTATTAACAGGGTGAGGTCAGATCTTGACAGAAGAAAGGTATTTGTATCCCTGTCTAGAAAAGGTGATGAGGCTCTAAACTACCATACAAACTATCATAATATGATTATGTCTAGCATAACCCAAAACATAGATTCTAAGGATATTGAGATTTTCGTAGATGTTTTTGAAAAGATTTTGAAAAACCTTCGGGAGAAAATAGATTATTTTAAGCCAAATCCTATAACTGATTTTCCTAAAAACTATCTTGTTAGCGTCATTGATATAAAAGGGACACCAATTATAAAGGCTTTTTTCAAGGATCATGGAATAGAGATATACAGTAAGATGAAAATAATATCTAATAATCATAAAACAGTAACTGTAGAAAAAGAAGACGGCTCTCTTTTAGAGATCAACGCTTTAGATGCAAAAAATTTAATAGCGGTAAAAAAAGAATCATAA
- the rpe gene encoding ribulose-phosphate 3-epimerase: MIKIAPSILSADFSKLGEEITSITEAGADMIHIDVMDGMFVPNISFGPVVIKSIRDKSNLCFDVHLMIENPERYIDEFVKAGADLITVHAESTTHLHRTIQQIKAHGVKAAVSLNPATSVESLKYIIDELDMVLLMSVNPGFGGQKFIPSTLEKIKEVRSMNANIDIQVDGGITDKTVKGCIEAGANVFVAGSYVFSGNYKERIESLKK; this comes from the coding sequence ATGATAAAGATAGCTCCGTCGATTCTTTCAGCGGATTTTAGCAAATTAGGAGAGGAAATCACTTCTATAACTGAAGCTGGAGCTGACATGATACATATTGATGTTATGGATGGGATGTTTGTCCCAAACATATCTTTCGGACCAGTGGTTATAAAATCAATAAGAGATAAATCAAACCTTTGTTTTGACGTACATCTTATGATTGAAAACCCAGAAAGATATATAGATGAGTTTGTAAAGGCAGGTGCTGACCTTATAACTGTTCATGCAGAATCTACTACACATCTTCATAGAACTATACAGCAGATAAAAGCCCACGGTGTGAAAGCTGCAGTTTCTTTAAATCCTGCAACTTCGGTGGAATCTTTAAAATATATAATAGATGAACTAGATATGGTTCTTCTTATGTCTGTAAACCCAGGTTTTGGTGGACAAAAATTTATTCCTTCCACTCTTGAAAAAATAAAAGAAGTAAGATCGATGAATGCAAACATAGATATCCAAGTGGATGGAGGTATCACAGATAAAACCGTAAAAGGTTGTATAGAAGCCGGAGCCAATGTTTTTGTAGCTGGTTCTTATGTTTTCTCTGGAAATTACAAGGAGAGAATAGAAAGTCTAAAAAAGTAG
- the rsgA gene encoding ribosome small subunit-dependent GTPase A: MTKMQGFYYVESQGQTYECRLRGILKKTDRKDNCIVGDIVEFSEDCSITKVFERKNIIHRPLVANIDYIVIQFSAMDPRLDYERINILILNSYYHRIKPVIIINKIDLVEESEIEEIKNNLDYLKALDIDLFFVSTAENIGIEEVKSYIQGHVTAFGGPSGVGKSSILNLLQEGTTLKVGETSRKLKRGKHTTRATTLLPLKEEGFVIDTPGFSSVDLPEISNVQELIDLFPEFDLDEPCKFSNCIHVNEPGCAVKNAVEGGSISKERYEFFLRCYEKLKIERWNKL; this comes from the coding sequence ATTACAAAAATGCAGGGTTTTTATTATGTAGAGAGCCAGGGGCAGACTTATGAATGTCGTCTAAGGGGAATACTAAAGAAAACCGACAGAAAAGATAACTGTATTGTAGGGGATATTGTGGAGTTTTCCGAGGACTGTTCTATTACCAAGGTCTTTGAAAGAAAAAATATAATTCACAGGCCGCTAGTTGCAAATATAGATTATATTGTAATACAGTTTTCTGCTATGGATCCGAGACTTGATTATGAAAGAATAAATATTCTGATACTTAATTCATACTATCACAGGATAAAACCTGTGATAATAATAAATAAAATAGACCTTGTAGAAGAGTCTGAAATAGAAGAGATAAAAAATAACCTTGATTATCTGAAAGCCCTTGATATCGACCTTTTCTTTGTATCGACAGCAGAAAATATCGGTATAGAGGAAGTAAAATCCTATATTCAGGGTCATGTTACTGCCTTTGGAGGTCCAAGTGGCGTAGGTAAATCAAGTATACTAAATCTTCTCCAGGAAGGTACTACCTTAAAAGTCGGAGAAACCAGCAGAAAGTTAAAAAGAGGAAAGCACACAACAAGGGCGACTACTTTACTTCCTTTAAAAGAAGAGGGATTTGTAATAGATACGCCGGGATTTTCTTCAGTAGATCTTCCGGAGATATCAAATGTACAGGAACTTATAGATCTTTTTCCTGAATTTGATCTGGATGAGCCGTGCAAGTTTTCAAACTGCATACACGTAAATGAACCTGGATGTGCTGTAAAAAATGCCGTTGAAGGCGGATCGATCTCAAAGGAAAGATATGAGTTTTTTCTGAGATGTTATGAAAAATTAAAAATTGAAAGGTGGAATAAATTATGA
- a CDS encoding PASTA domain-containing protein, protein MNKRGFYISSALMLIAILFFSGNVFLKYYFNEFLIVTPDLSNFSVSEAEKLLSKESLEIKEMGEDFSQYDSGKIFSQEPKAGKVIKKGRIIRVWISRGQDQVVVPDFNGMDLSDAKATAEKLGLRLKNISYAQKNAVYNQVISSDPEAGSTVYRNKEISFLVDMKKVGAKVRMPDLIGVDVFTGKRLLKSKNLIMGNIEYIQNGELESGIIVDSGIQPGIMTFEGTVVDVIINK, encoded by the coding sequence ATGAATAAAAGAGGATTTTATATTTCGTCAGCTTTGATGCTTATAGCGATCCTATTCTTTTCAGGGAATGTTTTTTTGAAATATTACTTTAATGAGTTCCTGATTGTCACTCCAGACCTTTCAAATTTTAGTGTTTCTGAAGCTGAAAAATTACTTTCAAAAGAATCTCTTGAAATAAAAGAGATGGGAGAAGATTTCTCTCAGTATGATAGTGGCAAGATCTTTTCTCAGGAGCCTAAAGCTGGGAAAGTTATAAAAAAAGGAAGAATTATAAGAGTGTGGATCAGCCGGGGGCAGGATCAGGTTGTTGTTCCGGATTTTAACGGAATGGATCTTTCTGATGCCAAGGCCACAGCTGAAAAGCTAGGACTCAGGTTAAAAAATATATCTTATGCACAGAAGAATGCTGTGTATAACCAGGTGATCTCTTCAGATCCAGAGGCAGGAAGTACCGTCTACAGAAACAAGGAGATCTCTTTTCTTGTGGACATGAAAAAGGTTGGTGCCAAGGTTAGAATGCCTGATCTTATAGGGGTTGATGTTTTTACAGGAAAACGTCTGCTTAAATCAAAAAATTTAATAATGGGAAATATAGAGTATATACAAAACGGTGAATTGGAAAGTGGAATTATTGTAGACAGCGGAATTCAGCCAGGAATAATGACATTTGAAGGAACCGTTGTAGATGTAATAATTAATAAATAG
- the hpt gene encoding hypoxanthine phosphoribosyltransferase, which produces MSKKPWDKGISRKMYTEEQIAQRVKELGAQITEDFKDKEEDLIIVCLLKGSIMFMADICREIKLPIKMDFMSVSSYGDDFESSREVKIVKDLDEKIMGKHVIVVEDIIDSGLTLKKVLKLLGSRSPASVSLCTLLNKEVRREADVEVQYIGFDIEDEFVLGYGLDYKQEYRNIPYVAVMGSLD; this is translated from the coding sequence TTGTCAAAAAAACCTTGGGATAAAGGAATTTCTAGGAAGATGTATACAGAGGAGCAGATCGCTCAGAGAGTGAAAGAATTAGGTGCTCAGATTACAGAAGATTTTAAGGATAAAGAGGAAGATTTAATAATAGTTTGTCTGTTAAAAGGATCTATCATGTTTATGGCAGATATCTGCAGAGAGATAAAACTTCCCATCAAAATGGACTTTATGAGTGTGTCTAGCTACGGAGACGACTTTGAAAGTTCTAGAGAAGTGAAGATTGTAAAGGACCTCGATGAGAAAATAATGGGTAAACATGTGATAGTTGTAGAAGATATAATAGACTCAGGTCTTACACTGAAGAAAGTTTTAAAACTTCTAGGTAGCAGATCACCTGCTTCTGTATCTCTTTGCACCCTTTTAAACAAAGAGGTCAGAAGAGAGGCAGATGTTGAGGTTCAGTATATCGGTTTTGACATCGAAGACGAGTTTGTACTTGGTTATGGTCTCGACTACAAACAAGAATACAGAAATATCCCTTATGTTGCGGTAATGGGGTCACTAGATTAA
- the hpt gene encoding hypoxanthine phosphoribosyltransferase produces MKKHKIEVMIPREDIKRKVRELGELIEKDIKDSDNEVICVGLLKGSAIFMADLVQRIDHPVKMDFMSVSSYGSSMETSGVVKIIKDVDEDVEGKDIVIIEDIIDSGLTLNYVKKFLLSKGAASVKICTLLDKPYRRKAEVFVDYVGFEIPNEFVVGYGIDYAEFYRNLPYIGKVTLLD; encoded by the coding sequence ATGAAAAAGCACAAAATCGAGGTAATGATACCGAGAGAAGATATCAAAAGAAAAGTCAGGGAACTAGGGGAACTTATTGAAAAAGACATAAAAGATAGCGACAACGAAGTCATCTGTGTAGGACTTTTAAAGGGTTCTGCAATTTTCATGGCAGACCTTGTTCAGAGAATAGACCATCCTGTAAAGATGGATTTCATGAGTGTTTCTAGCTATGGAAGCAGCATGGAAACCTCTGGTGTGGTAAAGATCATAAAAGATGTAGATGAAGATGTGGAAGGAAAAGATATTGTTATTATTGAGGACATTATCGATTCTGGACTTACTTTAAATTACGTAAAGAAATTTCTTTTATCCAAAGGAGCTGCTTCGGTGAAAATATGCACTCTTTTAGATAAACCATACAGAAGAAAAGCAGAGGTTTTTGTTGATTACGTAGGATTTGAAATCCCAAATGAGTTTGTAGTAGGTTACGGGATTGATTATGCAGAGTTCTACAGAAATCTTCCGTATATTGGTAAGGTAACCCTGTTAGATTAG
- the rsmA gene encoding 16S rRNA (adenine(1518)-N(6)/adenine(1519)-N(6))-dimethyltransferase RsmA: MSFKHKKKFGQNFLTNQGEVLKQIMEVSGVEETDVILEIGPGEGALTELLLEASSKVNCVEIDRDLEKILIKKFDENPKFNLIMQDVLTVDFDKQIGEKVKVVANIPYYITSPIINKLIENRKYVDEIYIMVQKEVAERICAKSGKERSTLTLAVEYFGDAEYLFTIPKEFFQPVPKVDSAFMSIKLRKDNSRIEEIPEDTFFKYVKASFSNKRKNLINNISTLGIPKDIVREKLEQAEIDGKRRAETLSIDEFMNLIKVFEK, translated from the coding sequence ATGTCTTTTAAGCATAAGAAAAAATTTGGTCAGAATTTCCTCACTAATCAAGGTGAGGTCTTAAAACAGATAATGGAAGTATCAGGTGTAGAAGAAACAGATGTGATCTTAGAAATAGGTCCAGGTGAAGGAGCTCTTACTGAGCTGCTCTTAGAAGCATCTAGCAAGGTGAACTGTGTAGAGATAGACAGGGATCTAGAAAAAATACTAATTAAAAAATTTGATGAAAATCCAAAATTCAACCTTATTATGCAGGATGTCTTAACTGTAGACTTTGATAAGCAGATAGGGGAAAAGGTAAAAGTTGTGGCAAATATACCATATTACATTACCTCTCCTATTATAAATAAACTTATTGAAAACAGGAAATATGTAGATGAAATCTATATCATGGTACAAAAAGAGGTGGCAGAGAGAATCTGTGCCAAGTCAGGTAAGGAAAGAAGCACTCTCACCCTCGCGGTGGAATATTTCGGAGATGCAGAATATCTTTTCACAATTCCAAAGGAGTTCTTTCAACCGGTTCCAAAGGTGGACTCGGCATTTATGTCTATAAAGCTTAGAAAGGACAACTCTCGTATAGAGGAGATTCCAGAAGACACTTTCTTTAAATATGTAAAGGCGTCTTTTTCAAACAAGAGGAAGAACCTGATAAACAACATCTCTACTCTGGGTATTCCCAAGGATATAGTTAGAGAAAAACTAGAACAAGCTGAGATCGACGGTAAAAGAAGAGCTGAAACCCTTTCCATCGATGAGTTTATGAATTTGATCAAAGTATTTGAAAAATAA
- a CDS encoding DUF4911 domain-containing protein, which produces MQSYEFFVDSEKKHIDFINKIIEAYEGIGVVRTLDASLGLIKIICTDDFKEFVRQVLEDLNSRGITAKITEEGPWKGEL; this is translated from the coding sequence ATGCAGAGTTATGAGTTTTTTGTAGACAGCGAAAAAAAACACATTGATTTTATAAATAAGATTATTGAAGCCTACGAGGGTATAGGGGTTGTAAGAACTCTAGATGCTTCCCTAGGGCTTATAAAAATAATTTGTACAGACGATTTTAAAGAGTTTGTGAGACAAGTTTTAGAAGACTTAAACAGCCGTGGGATAACTGCTAAAATAACTGAAGAGGGCCCTTGGAAAGGTGAACTCTAA
- a CDS encoding acyl-CoA thioesterase: MNSKLNQAATLHRVYYNETDQMGRVYHGNFVNWMEKGRTEWLRSKGISYKELENIGVFLPVKDIGIEYFLPVEYDDVVKISAVADCITKIKVEFNYVITDESGEKLYARGKSTNIFTGKDGKPKRIDNEFLSIIWEEK, from the coding sequence GTGAACTCTAAGCTGAATCAGGCAGCGACTCTCCACAGAGTATACTACAACGAAACAGACCAGATGGGCAGAGTGTACCACGGAAATTTTGTCAACTGGATGGAAAAAGGCAGGACAGAGTGGCTTAGAAGCAAAGGAATATCATATAAAGAACTTGAAAATATAGGGGTGTTTCTACCTGTTAAGGATATAGGTATTGAATATTTTTTGCCTGTAGAGTATGATGATGTGGTGAAGATAAGTGCCGTGGCAGACTGTATTACAAAAATAAAAGTAGAGTTTAATTATGTAATAACTGATGAATCTGGAGAAAAGCTTTATGCCAGAGGTAAATCTACAAATATATTCACAGGAAAAGACGGAAAACCAAAAAGAATAGATAACGAGTTTCTAAGTATAATTTGGGAGGAAAAATAA
- a CDS encoding KH domain-containing protein — protein MEKLEKLLYYVVSQMVKTETDIRITYELLDDTVTFRVSVADGELGKVIGKNGLTANAIRGVMQAAGVKDKLNVNVEFLD, from the coding sequence ATGGAAAAATTAGAAAAGCTTCTTTATTACGTGGTATCACAGATGGTAAAAACTGAAACTGATATAAGAATTACATATGAACTTCTCGACGATACCGTTACTTTCAGAGTGAGTGTAGCTGACGGAGAGCTTGGAAAAGTAATAGGAAAGAACGGACTTACTGCAAATGCCATAAGAGGTGTAATGCAGGCTGCAGGAGTAAAAGATAAATTAAACGTAAATGTAGAATTTTTAGATTAA
- the rimM gene encoding ribosome maturation factor RimM (Essential for efficient processing of 16S rRNA), producing MSDLLNVAKISGTHHLKGAVKVVSHMDDIELLTGNKVIVESPAGLKKVLTVTSAGFMMGNKAVLEFEEITNKVDAAALAGSMVLIKRDLIGIGEDEYLASDVIGMEVMELGGESLGKVTDIFETPAHEIYVVNEGSEEIMIPGIEEFIENIDFENRKITVKLIEGMKPEKE from the coding sequence ATGTCAGATCTTTTGAATGTTGCTAAAATTTCTGGAACTCACCATCTAAAAGGAGCTGTAAAAGTAGTTTCTCACATGGATGATATCGAGCTTCTCACAGGAAATAAAGTAATTGTCGAAAGTCCAGCTGGATTAAAAAAGGTGCTTACAGTGACCTCTGCTGGATTTATGATGGGAAACAAAGCGGTTTTAGAGTTTGAAGAGATAACAAATAAAGTAGATGCTGCAGCTCTTGCAGGATCAATGGTTTTAATAAAAAGAGACCTTATCGGTATAGGAGAAGATGAATATTTAGCCAGTGACGTTATCGGCATGGAAGTTATGGAATTAGGTGGAGAAAGCCTAGGGAAGGTAACTGATATTTTTGAAACTCCTGCTCACGAAATATATGTGGTAAATGAGGGGTCAGAAGAGATAATGATACCTGGTATAGAGGAATTTATAGAAAATATTGATTTTGAAAACAGAAAAATAACGGTAAAACTTATTGAGGGAATGAAACCAGAAAAGGAGTAA
- the trmD gene encoding tRNA (guanosine(37)-N1)-methyltransferase TrmD encodes MKINILTLFPEMFNGFKSESIIRRAIEGEFLKINVIDIRSFCHDKHKQADDLPFGGGAGMVLKPEPLFRALENTTGKVIYTSPQGKQFDQKMAINLSEEEEITIIAGHYEGIDERVVEEKVDFEISIGDFVLTGGELPAMVIADAIARLIPGVIKKDSYENDSFYNGLLDHPHYTRPAEYMGKAVPEVLLSGHHKNIDEWRLKQSLKRTLQRRPDILESREFTKLEKKLMKEIKEELCKK; translated from the coding sequence TTGAAAATTAATATACTGACCCTTTTTCCTGAGATGTTTAATGGCTTCAAAAGTGAAAGTATCATAAGAAGAGCTATCGAGGGTGAATTTCTGAAAATAAATGTTATAGATATAAGGTCTTTCTGTCATGATAAGCATAAACAGGCTGATGACCTTCCATTTGGCGGCGGGGCAGGAATGGTTTTAAAACCTGAGCCTCTTTTTAGAGCCCTTGAAAATACAACTGGAAAAGTAATATATACGTCTCCTCAGGGAAAACAATTTGACCAGAAGATGGCAATAAACCTTTCTGAAGAAGAAGAGATCACAATAATTGCAGGGCATTATGAGGGAATAGATGAAAGAGTTGTAGAGGAAAAGGTAGACTTTGAAATTTCCATAGGAGACTTTGTCTTAACAGGGGGAGAACTTCCTGCAATGGTTATAGCTGATGCCATAGCAAGGCTTATTCCAGGGGTCATAAAAAAAGACTCCTATGAGAATGACTCTTTTTATAACGGACTGCTAGACCATCCTCATTATACAAGGCCTGCAGAGTATATGGGAAAAGCTGTACCTGAGGTACTCCTTTCTGGACATCATAAAAATATTGACGAGTGGAGACTAAAACAAAGCCTCAAAAGAACTTTACAGAGAAGACCGGATATTTTAGAAAGCAGAGAGTTTACAAAACTTGAAAAAAAACTAATGAAAGAGATAAAAGAGGAACTTTGTAAAAAATAA
- a CDS encoding gamma carbonic anhydrase family protein gives MIYKLGDLSPSIGENNFIAENATVIADVRTGNNVSIWFNAVLRGDLAPIIIGDDSNVQDNVTLHVDHDTPVEIGNGVTIGHNAIIHGCKIEDNCVIGMGATLLNKVVIPKNCLVAAGSVVGPKLKIEEGDLVVGNPARIARKLSKENIAYLSKTKNIYIEDIEVYLTQLEKIK, from the coding sequence ATGATTTATAAATTAGGAGATCTTTCGCCATCAATTGGAGAAAATAACTTTATTGCTGAGAACGCCACAGTTATAGCTGATGTCAGAACAGGTAACAATGTGAGCATTTGGTTTAATGCAGTTTTAAGGGGAGATCTAGCCCCTATAATCATCGGTGACGACAGCAATGTCCAGGATAATGTTACCCTTCACGTAGATCATGATACTCCTGTAGAAATTGGAAACGGAGTTACAATAGGGCACAACGCCATTATTCACGGGTGTAAGATAGAAGACAACTGTGTTATCGGTATGGGAGCTACTCTTTTAAATAAAGTTGTTATTCCGAAAAACTGCCTTGTAGCAGCAGGATCCGTTGTTGGTCCTAAGCTAAAGATAGAGGAAGGGGACCTTGTAGTGGGTAATCCAGCAAGAATAGCTAGAAAACTTTCCAAGGAGAATATAGCTTATCTTTCAAAAACTAAAAATATATACATTGAAGATATCGAGGTTTACCTAACACAGCTTGAAAAAATCAAGTAA
- a CDS encoding RNA methyltransferase codes for MRENIYLGLVHYPVYNKKSDVVCTSVTNFDIHDISRTCKTYDVKGYHIIVPLDAQKELTNRILGYWQEGFGANHNKDREEAFSSTCVSESIEKTIELIEKEEGKKPLIITTSAKIYPNSISYKDLSEKIMDDDNVYLLLFGTGWGLTEEVMNSSKYILEPIRGNTKYNHLSVRSAVSIILDRLLGEN; via the coding sequence ATGAGAGAGAATATATATTTAGGACTGGTTCACTATCCAGTTTACAATAAAAAATCAGACGTTGTATGCACTTCTGTTACAAATTTTGATATACATGATATCTCAAGGACGTGCAAGACTTATGATGTAAAAGGTTATCATATAATTGTTCCTTTAGATGCTCAAAAAGAACTTACAAACAGAATATTAGGATACTGGCAGGAAGGCTTTGGTGCCAATCACAACAAGGACAGAGAAGAAGCTTTTTCCTCTACATGCGTAAGTGAATCTATAGAAAAGACCATTGAACTAATAGAAAAAGAAGAGGGTAAAAAACCTCTGATAATAACAACATCTGCTAAAATTTATCCAAACTCCATCTCATACAAAGATCTTTCTGAAAAGATCATGGATGATGACAATGTGTACCTTCTGCTTTTTGGTACAGGATGGGGTCTGACCGAAGAAGTTATGAATTCGTCTAAATATATTTTAGAACCCATCAGAGGAAATACAAAATATAACCATCTTTCAGTAAGATCGGCTGTTTCAATTATTTTAGACAGGCTGCTGGGAGAAAATTAA